The DNA segment GACAAGGTCGATACCTGCTACCGCGTGCTCGGCGCCGTGCACAACCTTTACAAGCCGCTGCCTGGACGTTTCAAGGATTACATCGCGATCCCCAAGGCCAACGGCTACCAGTCGTTGCACACCACGCTGTTCGGCATGCATGGCGTGCCCATCGAGATCCAGATTCGCACCCGCGAAATGGAAGAGATGGCCAACAACGGCATCGCCGCGCACTGGCTGTACAAGTCCAACGACGATGAGCAGCCAAAAGGCAGCCATGCCCGCGCCCGTCAGTGGGTCAAGGGCATCCTCGAGTTGCAGCAGCGCGCTGGCAACTCGCTGGAGTTCATCGAGAGCGTGAAGATCGACCTGTTCCCGGACGAGGTCTACGTATTCACGCCCAAAGGGCGGATCATGGAGCTGCCCAAAGGCTCCACTGCCGTCGACTTCGCCTACGCGGTGCATACCGATGTCGGCAACAGCTGCATCGCCTGTCGTATCAACCGCCGCCTGGCGCCGCTGTCCGAGCCGCTGCAAAGCGGCTCGACCGTGGAAATCGTCAGCGCCCCGGGCGCTCGACCCAATCCTGCCTGGCTCAACTTCGTAGTGACCGGCAAGGCGCGCACGCACATCCGCCACGCGCTCAAGCAGCAACGCCGCTCCGAGTCGATCAGCCTTGGCGAGCGCCTGCTGAACAAGGTGCTGACCGGTTTCGACAGCAGCCTGGACAAGATCCCTCACGAACGCATCCAGCCGATCCTTACGGAGTACCGCCTGGAAGTCGTCGAAGACCTGCTCGAAGACATCGGCCTGGGCAACCGCATGGCCTATGTGGTCGCTCGTCGCCTACTGTCTGCCGAAGGCGAGCAGCTGCCAGCGCCGGAAGGCCCGCTGGCGATCCGCGGCACCGAGGGCCTGGTGCTCAGCTACGCCAAGTGCTGCACGCCGATCCCGGGCGACCCGATCGTCGGCCACCTGTCGGCGGGCAAGGGTATGGTCGTGCACCTGGAAGACTGCCGCAACATCAGTGAAATCCGCCATAACCCGGAGAAGTGCCTGCAACTCTCCTGGGCCAAGGACGTCACTGGCGAGTTCAACGTCGAGCTGCGTGTCGAGCTTGAGCATCAGCGCGGCCTGATCGCCCTGCTGGCCAGCAGCGTCAACGCTGCCGACGGCAACATCGAGAAGATCAGCATGGACGAACGCGACGGCCGTATCAGCGTGGTCCAGCTGGTGGTCAGCGTGCACGACCGTGTGCACCTGGCTCGTGTGATCAAGAAGTTGCGCACCCTGTCCGGCGTGGTCCGCATCACCCGCATGCGTGCGTAGTCCGCCAACCGCAAGGAGTCATCATGACCAAGACCGTCATCAACAGCGACAAGGCCCCAGCCGCCATCGGCACCTACTCCCAGGCGATCAAGGCCGGTAACACCGTGTACATGTCTGGCCAGATCCCCCTGGACCCGAAAACCATGGAACTGGTCGAAGGCTTCGAAGCCCAGACCGTGCAGGTGTTCGAGAACCTCAAGTCGGTGGCCGAGGCTGCTGGCGGCTCGTTCAAGGACATCGTCAAGCTGAACATCTTCCTCACCGACCTGAGCCACTTCGCCAAGGTCAACGAGATCATGGGTCGCTACTTCGAGCAGCCCTACCCAGCCCGCGCCGCCATTGGCGTGGCCGCCCTGCCAAAGGGCGCACAGGTAGAGATGGACGCGATCCTGGTCATCGAGTGATGCCCCTGGTGACGGGCGCCCTGCCCGTCACCTTCCCTGCCTCAAGGTTTTTCATCATGCGTAAAGCCCTGCCTCTCGCGCTGGCGGCCCTGCTCCTGGGCGGCTGCGCCAGCCATAAACCCGAAGATTACAACGGCACCTGGATCAACCAGGCCGCCATTGATGCCGCCGCAGAAGGTGGCAGCCTGCGCCATGCCCTCAGAGCGCATGGCCCAGTGTTCGAATGGAAGCTCGACGTTGCCCGCCAGCAGGCCAGCTTCAGCAATGGCTTCGAAGCTGGGGACGGCCAACTAAGCGCTGTGGGGGACGAGTGGGAAGCCAGGTTCGAGCGCAACTACATCGAACGCATCAAGCTGTCCGGGAAGGCGCTACAGGTCACCGACCCGAACGGCAAACAGCAGGATTTTGTAAAGCCCGAGCAACCCGCACCTGCTGATGCCCCTTTAGGCGGCAGCTTCGAGAAGGCCCTCTATAAAGCGTACCTGGGCGGCGAATGGAAGATCGTCGAGGGTCAAGGTAGCGGCGGCGTGGTGCGCTTCGCCGACAACGGCAGCGTGACCGGCCTACCAGGGCCTGATCGTTACGCGCTGTGCCTGGAAGGTGATTGCGCGACCATGGGGGGAGAGAACGATACCCTGTGGCTGGAACGCAATCAGCGTGGCGGTCCGTTCATCTTCAAACGTGAGGGTGACAAGCTGGAGATCTTCCGCGCGGTCAACACTGCATTGCCCGATGAGATTCCGCAGCTGACGCCGGGCCCGCGGCAGTGGGTGCTGGAACGTAGCTGATCACTGCGAGGCCATCGCGGGGCAAGCCCGCTCCTACACCAGATGTATCGCCTTCTGGATCAACGCGAACCTGTAGGAGCGGGCTTGTCCCGCGATAGGGCCGGCAAGCCCACAGAGCAGCTGTATCACTCGCGCCCTTCAAGAATCGCTGCATAGCCCTCTTTATAACTCGGGTACTGCGGCACCCAGCCCAACGCACGCGCCCGTGCATTGCTGCAGCGCTTGCTGCCGGTGCGCCGCACGCGCTGCTCATCCGACCACTCGGTAACCCCCATATAGCCGCGCAGCCAGGCGACCACATCGGCCAGCGGCGCCGGATCGTCATCCACACCGATGTAGCAGTCGTCCAACGCAACCCCGCGCGCATCCGCCTGCAGCAGGTACGCCAGCAAGCTCGCCGCATCCTCAGCATGGATTCGATTGCCATACAGCGGGGGCTGTTCAGCGACGCGATAGCCCTGACGCACCTGGCTAAGCAGCCACTCACGACCCGGACCATAAATACCGGTCAAACGCACCAGGCTGGTCGGGATACCGCTGTGCAGCGCCAATTGCTCTGCCTCAAGCATCACCCTTCCTGAATAGCCTTCAGGCTCGGTCGCAGCGGTTTCATCGATCCACTCGCCATTCTGCTGGGCGAATACGCTGCTACTGGACACGAACAGCAGCCGCCGCGGACGCTGGCCACGCGTTTGCAACCATTCCAGAACATTGCGCAAGCCTTCGACGTAGGCCGCCTGATAGCCCGCCTCGTCATGCTGGCTGGCAGCCACGCAGTACACCAGATAGTCAGGTGACTGCTCAGGCCAGGCAGCGGGAATGCTGCTGTTGGCCAGGTCCGCAGCAACTGGCCTGACGCCTTCAGGCAACTGCTCGACCGACCGGCGCAGGCCGCTGACCTGCCAGCCGCAAGCCAGTAACTGACGGGCTAGACGACCGCCTACATCCCCGCAGCCGACGATCAAAGCAGATAAATCCGACATCTCTAAACTCCATTTCTCAAAGGGTCAGGCTAGCCGGATTACGCGATCAGCGGCTAGACAAAGGTGAAAAAAAGCAACCTTATTACTTTTGTTAACAAGAATTACTTGCAATAATGGCGCCCTATCTGTTCTCGGCCTGCCTCGAGGCCGTGGTGAACGTCAACTCATTTTCTTCATCAGGTCCGGCCAGCATGACTCGTACTCAACCTTCCGCTTCGCCAACCACGTCGCGCGCATGGCGCGCCATTGCCGCGCTGATGTTCAGCCTGGTACTGGCCCCGGTCGCCATGGCCGATGAGCCTGTCGCCCCGGCGGCCAGCACTCCGGCCGCCGCCGCTGCTCCTGCAGACGCCAGCGCAGCTGCCCAGGCCCCTGCCGATGGCGCCGCCACTCAAGCCAGCGTGGCTGATGGCCAGGCCGCAGCAGGCGAGAACGTCGAAGCGCTGGTCGAGGACACCTCGCTGGGTATGGCCCATGACCTGTCCCCTTGGGGCATGTACAAGAACGCCGACATCGTCGTGAAGATCGTCATGATCGGCCTGGCCATCGCCTCGATCATCACCTGGACCATCTGGATCGCCAAGGGCTTCGAGCTGATGGGTGCCAAGCGTCGTCTGCGCGGCGAAGTCGAAGTGCTGAAGAAGGTCGCCAGCCTCAAGGAAGCCAGCGAAGCCTCCAACAAGGAAGGCACCCTGGCCCATACCCTGGTTCACGATGCGCTGGAAGAAATGCGCCTGTCGGCCAACGCCCGCGAGAAAGAAGGCATCAAGGAGCGCGTCAGCTTCCGTCTGGAGCGCCTGGTTGCCGCCAGCGGCCGTAACATGAGCAGCGGCACTGGCGTGCTGGCTACCATCGGCTCCACCGCGCCGTTCGTCGGTCTGTTCGGTACCGTATGGGGCATCATGAACAGCTTCATCGGCATCGCCAAGACCCAGACCACCAACCTGGCGGTGGTTGCTCCCGGTATCGCCGAAGCCCTGCTGGCCACGGCCCTGGGCCTGGTCGCCGCAATCCCGGCGGTCGTCATCTACAACGTCTTCGCCCGCTCCATTGCCGGCTACAAGGCTCAGGTGTCCGATGCTTCGGCACAGGTTCTGCTGCTGGTCAGCCGTGACCTGGACCACCAAGGTGGCGAGCGCGCCGCCCCGCACATGGTGAAAGTGGGGTAAGCCATGGGCCTGCATCTCAACGAAGGTGGCGACGACCTCGCCGAAAACCACGAAATCAACGTCACGCCGTTCATCGACGTGATGTTGGTCCTGCTGATCATCTTCATGGTCGCCGCGCCCCTGGCCACCGTCGACATCAAGGTCGACCTGCCCGCCTCCACCGCCAAGCCGGCGCCGAGGCCGGAGAAACCGGTGTTCGTCAGCGTCAAGGCCGACCAGAAGCTCTACGTCGGCGACGATCAGGTTGCCCAACCCGACCAGCTTGGCCCGATGCTCGACGCCAAGACCAAGGGCGACAAGGAAACCACCATCTTCTTCCAGGCCGACAAAGGCGTGGATTATGGTGACCTGATGGAAGTGATGAACAACATGCGCGCGGCCGGCTACCTCAAAGTCGGTCTGGTAGGTCTCGAGACGGCAGCCAAAAAATGACCAAGACGCGGCACAATCTGGCGCGTTACAGCGGCAGCTTGGCGATCGTGCTGGGTCTCCATGCCGTCGCTGTGCTGCTGACGCTCAATTGGTCGGTGCCCCAAGCCATCGAGCTGCCTCCGGCAGCGATGATGGTCGAACTGGCACCGCTGCCTGAGCCAGCGCCGCCACCACCCCCAAAAGTCGCACCGCAACCACCGGCCCCGGTTGAAGAACCGCCGCTGCCGAAACTGGTAGAAGCGCCTAAACCGAAGATCGCCATCGCCAAGCCGCCCAAGCCCAAGGCCAAGCCACAGCCGCCCAAGCCTGAGAAAAAGCCTGAGCCGCCGAAAGATGAGCCTCCGGTTGACCAAGAGGTTGCCGATACGCCGCCGAGCAATGCGCCACCGCAGAAATCGGCAGCGCCAGCACCGAGCATCGCGTCCAACAGCAACGCCTTGCCGACCTGGCAAAGCGACCTGCTGCGCCACTTGGCGAAGTACAAGCGCTATCCGGAAGACGCTCGCCGTCGCGGTTTGCAGGGCATCAACCGCCTGCGCTTCGTAGTCGATGCCGAAGGTAAGGTCGTGTCCTACTCGCTGGCCGGTGGCTCTGGCAGCGCAGCCCTGGACCGGGCCACCCTGGAGATGATCCGTCGAGCCGGCACTGTGCCTAAGCCGCCGGCAGAATTGCTGAATAATGGCTCGATCGAAGTGGTAGCACCTTTCGTCTACTCGCTGGACAAACGCTGATACTTTGTTTCTGTCACAAAACGGCAAGTCTGATAACGTGCGTCTATCGATTGCACCCGCTATGCTGGGGCCGCAACTTCATGGACGCACGTTATGACCCTCACAGAACTCCGCTATATCGTCACCCTCGCCCAGGAGCAGCACTTCGGTCACGCCGCCGAGCGTTGCCATGTCAGCCAGCCGACCCTGTCCGTCGGTGTCAAGAAGCTTGAGGACGAGCTGGGCGTACTGATCTTCGAGCGCAGCAAGAGCGCGGTGCGCCTGACCCCGGTCGGCGAAAGCATCGTTGCCCAGGCGCAGAAGGTCCTGGAGCAAGCCCAAGGGATTCGCGAACTGGCCCAGGCGGGTAAGAACCAGCTGACCGCTCCGCTGAAAGTCGGTGCTATCTATACCGTTGGCCCGTACTTGTTCCCGCACCTGATTCCGCAGCTGCACCGGGTCGCCCCGCAGATGCCGCTGTACATCGAAGAGAACTTCACCCATGTCCTGCGCGAGAAGCTGCGCAACGGCGAACTGGACGCGGTGATCATCGCCCTGCCGTTCAATGAAGCCGACGTGCTGACCCTGCCGCTGTACGACGAGCCGTTCTGCGCGCTGATGCCGGCCGACCACCCGTGGACCGCGAAAAAGACCATCGACACCGCCATGCTCAATGACAAGAGCCTGCTGCTGCTGGGCGAAGGTCACTGCTTCCGCGACCAGGTCCTGGAAGCCTGCCCGACCCTGAACAAGGGTGGCGAAGGCTCCAAGCACACCACTGTGGAGTCCAGCTCGCTGGAAACCATCCGCCACATGGTCGCCTCCGGCCTGGGCATATCGATCCTGCCGTTGTCGGCGGTACACAGCCACCATTACGCGCCAGGCGTGATCGAAGTACGCCCACTGACCGCCCCGGCGCCGTTCCGCACCGTGGCGATTGCCTGGCGCGCCAGCTTCCCGCGACCGAAAGCGATCGAGATCCTGGCTGACTCGATCCGCCTGTGCTCGGTAGCCAAGCCGGCCGCCGTGGAACAACCGGCCTGACCCATGAGCGAGCTGTCGAAGGTCCCGGTCACCGAACTCAAAGGCGTCGGCGAGGCGATGGCGGAGAAGCTCGCCAAGGTCGGCCTTGAGAACCTGCAGGATGTGCTGTTCCACTTGCCCCTGCGCTACCAGGACCGTACCCGCGTAGTTCCCATCGGCCAGCTAAGGCCTGGCCAGGATGCAGTCATCGAAGGCGTGGTCAGCGGCACCGATGTGACCATGGGCAAGCGCCGCAGCCTGGTGGTGCGCCTGGGTGACGGCACGGGCGTGCTGAGCCTGCGCTTCTACCACTTCAGCAACGCCCAGAAAGAAGGCCTCAAGCGCGGCACGCACCTGCGCTGCTACGGCGAGGCCCGTCCGGGCGCTTCGGGCCTGGAGATCTATCACCCGGAATATCGCGCGCTCAATGGCAGCGAGCCGGCGCCGCCGGTAGAGCAGACCTTGACGCCGATCTACCCGACCACCGAGGGTCTGACCCAGCAACGCCTGCGCCAGCTCTGCCAGCAGAGCCTGACCCTGCTCGGCCCTCGTAGCCTGCCCGACTGGCTGCCGCATGAACTGGCCAACGACTATCACCTGGCACCGCTGGATGATGCCATTCGCTACCTGCACAACCCGCCCGCCGACGCCGACCTCGAAGAGCTCGCCCTGGGCCATCATTGGGCCCAACACCGGCTGGCCTTCGAAGAACTGCTGACCCATCAGCTGTCTCAGCAGCGCCTGCGCGAAAGCCTGCGCGCGTTACGTGCACCGGTCTTGCCCAAGCCCAGCCGCCTGCCCGCGCAGTACCTGGCCAACCTCGGCTTCGCCCCCACCGGAGCCCAGCAACGGGTCGGCAACGAGATCGCCTACGACCTCAGCCAGGGTGAGCCGATGATGCGCCTGGTTCAGGGCGATGTCGGTGCCGGCAAGACCGTGGTTGCCGCCCTTGCCGCCTTGCAGGCCTTGGAAGCCGGGTATCAGGTGGCCCTGATGGCACCGACCGAGATCCTCGCCGAACAGCATTTCATCACCTTCAAGCGCTGGCTGGAGCCGCTGGGCATCGAAGTTGCCTGGCTGGCAGGCAAGCTCAAGGGCAAGGCCCGCGCCAGCGCCCTGGAGCAGATTGCCGGTGGCACACCGATGGTGGTCGGCACCCATGCGCTGTTCCAGGACGAGGTTCAGTTCAAGCACCTGGCCCTGGCGATCATCGACGAACAGCACCGCTTCGGCGTCCAGCAGCGCCTGGCCCTGCGCAAGAAAGGCGTCGCCGGCGAGCTCTGCCCGCACCAGCTGATCATGACCGCCACACCGATCCCGCGAACCCTGGCGATGAGCGCCTACGCCGACCTGGACACCTCGATCCTCGACGAGCTGCCGCCCGGTCGAACGCCGGTCAATACCGTGCTGGTCGCCGACAGCCGCCGCTTCGAAGTGGTTGAGCGGGTCCGCGCCGCCTGCGCTGAAGGCCGACAGGCATACTGGGTGTGCACGCTGATCGAAGAATCCGAAGAGCTCACCTGCCAAGCGGCTGAGAGCACCTACGAAGACCTCGGCAGCGCCTTGGGCGAGCTGCGCGTAGGGCTGATCCACGGCCGTATGAAGCCTGCCGAGAAAGCCGCTGTGATGGCCGAGTTCAAGGCCGGCAACTTGCAGTTGCTGGTGGCGACCACGGTGATCGAGGTGGGCGTGGATGTCCCTAACGCCAGCCTGATGATCATCGAGAACCCTGAACGGCTGGGCCTGGCCCAGCTGCACCAGCTGCGCGGACGGGTCGGCCGAGGCAGTGCGGCCAGCCACTGCGTATTGCTCTATCACCCGCCCCTGTCGCAGATCGGCCGCGAACGTCTGGGCATCATGCGGGAAACCAACGACGGCTTCATCATCGCCGAAAAGGACTTGGAACTGCGCGGCCCCGGCGAGATGCTCGGAACCCGCCAGACCGGCCTGCTACAGTTCAAGGTCGCCGACCTGATGCGCGATGCCGACCTGCTGCCGTCGGTGCGCGACGCCGCCCAGGCGCTGTTGGCGCGCTGGCCGGATCATGTCAGCCCGCTGCTCGACCGTTGGTTGCGCCACGGCCAGCAATATGGCCAGGTGTGACGCAGCTCTCGGAATGGATCCAGTCTGTCGGTCAGGCTGGTTATACTTTGCGTTTAAAGAATTTCTTGGATACAGACCATGACTGAAGTTGCCCTGGACACCGCAACCCTACACGCACCGTCTGTCATCCGGCTGTTGCTCGAAAAACTCGGCGTAGCCTACCGCGAAGTGCCTGAGCACCCGTCGTTGCCCGCCGCCTCACGCGTTCAGGCGGTATTGCTCGACGATGAGATCGGCGCCTTGATGGTGCTGTTCCCGCAGAGCCAGCTGCTGGACCTGAATCGCCTGACCGAGCTGACTGGCCGCAAACTCACCGCCGTTCCGGTTGAGCGGCTCAAGCACATGCTCGACAAGCATCAGCTCAAGACCCTGCCAGCCATCCCGGCATTGACCAGTTCGCCATGCCAGTACGAAAAGAGCCTGCTGGATGCCGAAACCGTGCGGATTCACTCCGGGGAAGCGGGCCTGTTGCTGGAGATCGAACAAAAAGACTTCAAGAGGTTACTCGCCAAAGCCAGCGCCAGCAGCTTTGGCCAGGAGCTCAAAGACATTCGGCCAAACCTCGATCGCCCGGACGATGACCGCCATGAGATCACCCAGGCTGTGGAGAACTTCACCGCCCGGCGGATCCAGAAACGTCTCGAAGAGACCATCGAGATCCCGCCGCTGGCCGACACCGCACAGAAGATCATCAAGCTGCGCGTCGACCCCAATGCCAGCATCGATGACATCACCGGCGTGGTCGAGACCGATCCAGCCCTGGCCGCCCAAGTCGTCAGCTGGGCGGCATCGCCCTACTACGCCTCGCCCGGCAAGATCCGCTCGGTGGAAGACGCCATCGTGCGCGTGCTGGGCTTTGACCTGGTGATCAACCTTGCCCTGGGCCTGGCCCTGGGCAAGACCTTGAGCCTGCCGAAAGACCATCCGCAACAGGCAACCCCGTACTGGCAGCAGTCGATCTACACCGCTGCCGTCATCGAGGGCCTGACCCGCGCCATGCCCCGCGCCGAGCGCCCCGAAAGCGGCCTGACCTACCTGGCCGGCCTGCTGCACAACTTTGGCTACCTGCTGCTGGCGCATGTATTCCCGCCGCACTTCTCGCTGATCTGCCGCCATCTGGAGGTCAATCCGCACCTGTGCCATACCTACGTCGAGCAGCATCTGCTGGGCATCAGCCGTGAGCAGATCGGCGCCTGGTTGATGAAGCTGTGGGATATGCCAGATGAGCTGCGCACCGCCCTGCGTTTCCAGCACGACCCATTCTACGATGGCGAGTTGTCGGCCTATCCGAATCTGGTTTGCCTGGCTACGCGCCTGCTGCGCTCGCGCGGGATTGGCTCGGGGCCGCAGGAGGAGATTCCGGATGCGCTGTTCGAGCGTCTGGGGCTGAGCCGGGACAAGGCTGAAGATGTGGTCAGCAAGGTGCTGGAGGCAGAGGCGCTGTTGCGCGAATTGGCTTCGCAGTTCCAGACGCCGCACTGAGTTGATAATTGGGGCCGCTTGGACGGCCCATACTCTCAGGCCTTGTTCTTTTTCGGCTTCAGGTACTTCATCAAGCCCTGGAACCAGATCACCAGCGCCGGGTTGCCCTTGATCTGGATGCTCTTGTCCTGAATGCCCTGCATGAACGCCAATTGCTTATTGCTCGCCTGCAGGGTGGCAAAGCCATACGCGGCGTCTTTGAAGGCAATGGCAAACGCCGGCTGCGGGTGCTGGCCGCCCTTGCTACTGATCCGCTCGTTACTGACTAGGAAATGCCGAGCGACCTTGCCATCGAGCGTCTGCATCTGGAACACCAGCTCCTTGTCGCGCAATTGCTGCTGGAACGCCGGGTTATTGCGACTGGCCCGAGCCATCAGCAGCCCCATGGCCCAGAGAAGAAAACGAAACTTCATCGACGCGCCTCGATTGAAAAATGACTGAGTCGCGCAGTTTATCCTTATCCCGACCTGTTTATGCAAGTTCGCCACAGTTACCGCGTGTAAAGCACAACGGGCGCCACTTGGGCGCCCGTTCGGATCACAGTTGAAGCATTAACCAGTGATTACTTTTTCTTTGCGGATTTGGCCGCAGCAGCAGGCGGATTCACGCTGTCTTTCAGGTTCTTGCCAGGTTTGAAGGCAACAGTGTTGCTGGCTTTGATCTTGACCGGCTGGCCGGTCTGCGGGTTCTTGCCGGTGCGGGCACCACGATGACGCTTCTCGAAAGTGCCAAAGCCGACCAAGGTGACGGTGTCCTTGTCGAGGGCACCCGTGATGCTGTCTAGGATCGCATTCAGCACCTGATTGGCCTTTTCCTTGGTCAAATCGGTCTTTTCTGCGATGACGGCGGCGAGTTCTGGTTTACGCATAGTGAAGCCTCTTGGACGGGAATTCTTGTTGTTATTGCCGTGCTGCTTGGCAAAGCAGCGCTCAAGGCGCCGCAGGCTCTAAACTGCGGCAGACGCGACTGAGAATGGCACGCCGATAGGGACCGCGCCAGTGTCTGGGCGGCCAATGTGCCTTCAACAACAAGGTAAACCCGACAGAACGCCCGCCGTTTACGCCATGAGTGGCGGTAACTGCCGATTTAGCGCCAGCTTTTCCATCACGGCCGTGCCGGTCAAGGCGTAGCCCAAGAGGTTGCCCTGCGCATCGCGGCACAGCACTTTGAGATCAGCGCCCTGCCCTTCGACCTGCCAGTTACCCTCACGGCCTTGTGGTGGTGGCGAGACTACCAACGGGCAAACCGGGGTCTTCACGGTGACCGGCATTGGCCCATAGGCGACTGCCGTAGGTTTGCCGGACAGGGTTTGCGCTAGAGCACGCGCACAGGTCATCAATGGCATCACGTACAACAGGTTGATCCCCGCGACTTCGGCGCAGTCTCCCAAGGCGAAGATGTTGGCGTGTGAAGTGCGCAGCTCGCGATCCACCACCACCCCGCGATTGACCTGCAACCCGGCAGCGGCGGCCAGGTCGGTGCGTGGACGCAGGCCGATGGCCGAGACCACCAGATCGCAAGCAATTACACCGCCGTCCGACAGGTGCGCCTCCAGGCCATCAGCCACACGCTGCAAACGAGTCAATACCGGGCCCAAGTGCAAACGCACACCCAAGCGCTCAAGGCCAGCCTGGACCGCGCCAGCGGCCGCCGGGTGCAGCAAGGTCGGCATCACCTGCTCGCAGGGTGCGACCAGGTCGACCTGAAATCCGCCCAGGCTCATGTCATTGGCGAACT comes from the Pseudomonas urmiensis genome and includes:
- a CDS encoding HU family DNA-binding protein — encoded protein: MRKPELAAVIAEKTDLTKEKANQVLNAILDSITGALDKDTVTLVGFGTFEKRHRGARTGKNPQTGQPVKIKASNTVAFKPGKNLKDSVNPPAAAAKSAKKK
- a CDS encoding helicase is translated as MKFRFLLWAMGLLMARASRNNPAFQQQLRDKELVFQMQTLDGKVARHFLVSNERISSKGGQHPQPAFAIAFKDAAYGFATLQASNKQLAFMQGIQDKSIQIKGNPALVIWFQGLMKYLKPKKNKA
- a CDS encoding aminoacyl-tRNA deacylase and HDOD domain-containing protein, translating into MTEVALDTATLHAPSVIRLLLEKLGVAYREVPEHPSLPAASRVQAVLLDDEIGALMVLFPQSQLLDLNRLTELTGRKLTAVPVERLKHMLDKHQLKTLPAIPALTSSPCQYEKSLLDAETVRIHSGEAGLLLEIEQKDFKRLLAKASASSFGQELKDIRPNLDRPDDDRHEITQAVENFTARRIQKRLEETIEIPPLADTAQKIIKLRVDPNASIDDITGVVETDPALAAQVVSWAASPYYASPGKIRSVEDAIVRVLGFDLVINLALGLALGKTLSLPKDHPQQATPYWQQSIYTAAVIEGLTRAMPRAERPESGLTYLAGLLHNFGYLLLAHVFPPHFSLICRHLEVNPHLCHTYVEQHLLGISREQIGAWLMKLWDMPDELRTALRFQHDPFYDGELSAYPNLVCLATRLLRSRGIGSGPQEEIPDALFERLGLSRDKAEDVVSKVLEAEALLRELASQFQTPH
- a CDS encoding NAD(P)/FAD-dependent oxidoreductase, whose translation is MTSPVVIIGTGLAGYNLAREFRKLDGETPLLLITADDGRSYSKPMLSTGFAKDKDAEGLVMAEPGAMAEQLKAEIRTHTRISGIDPGHKRLWIGEEAVEYRDLILAWGAQTVQVPIEGDAGEWVFPINDLEDYARFRAAAAGKRRVLILGAGLIGCEFANDMSLGGFQVDLVAPCEQVMPTLLHPAAAGAVQAGLERLGVRLHLGPVLTRLQRVADGLEAHLSDGGVIACDLVVSAIGLRPRTDLAAAAGLQVNRGVVVDRELRTSHANIFALGDCAEVAGINLLYVMPLMTCARALAQTLSGKPTAVAYGPMPVTVKTPVCPLVVSPPPQGREGNWQVEGQGADLKVLCRDAQGNLLGYALTGTAVMEKLALNRQLPPLMA